Proteins co-encoded in one Christiangramia fulva genomic window:
- the msrB gene encoding peptide-methionine (R)-S-oxide reductase MsrB: protein MKKILFIAVCAIFLGCNGNAQKNSDSKDQKKFPVTKSEAEWKNELSPQEYAVLREAATERAFSSELLKVDEPGTFVCAACGNPVYKEKYKFDSGTGWPSFDRPIDGGVAYGRDSKLGFERKEVHCAKCGGHLGHVFNDGPPETTGKRHCINGVALNFIPDDK from the coding sequence ATGAAAAAGATACTTTTCATTGCCGTTTGTGCAATTTTCCTGGGATGTAACGGAAATGCTCAAAAAAATTCTGATTCAAAAGATCAGAAGAAATTTCCTGTGACAAAATCAGAAGCCGAATGGAAAAACGAACTTTCCCCTCAGGAGTATGCCGTTTTAAGAGAAGCCGCTACAGAAAGGGCTTTTTCGAGCGAATTGCTGAAGGTGGATGAACCGGGTACTTTTGTTTGCGCCGCGTGCGGAAACCCTGTCTATAAAGAAAAATATAAATTCGATAGCGGTACCGGCTGGCCAAGTTTTGATCGTCCCATTGATGGCGGGGTTGCTTATGGCAGAGACTCAAAATTGGGTTTTGAACGAAAGGAAGTCCATTGCGCAAAATGTGGAGGTCATTTGGGCCATGTTTTTAACGACGGTCCACCAGAAACCACAGGAAAAAGACATTGTATAAACGGAGTGGCCTTAAATTTTATTCCTGATGACAAATAA
- the msrB gene encoding peptide-methionine (R)-S-oxide reductase MsrB encodes MKNYKVHKTEEEWKEELSPEQFRVLRQKGTEAPHTGKYNLHFEDGTYKCAACGEQLFESDSKFESSCGWPSFDNAIEGKIEYVQDRSFGMIRTEILCANCGSHLGHVFDDGPTETGQRYCVNSASIDFNK; translated from the coding sequence ATGAAAAATTATAAAGTACATAAAACCGAGGAGGAATGGAAAGAAGAACTTTCTCCTGAACAATTCCGTGTTTTACGGCAAAAAGGCACCGAAGCTCCCCACACCGGTAAATATAACCTTCATTTTGAAGATGGAACCTATAAATGTGCCGCTTGCGGAGAGCAGCTTTTTGAAAGCGATTCCAAATTTGAGAGCAGTTGTGGCTGGCCAAGTTTTGATAATGCGATTGAAGGCAAAATAGAATATGTACAGGATCGAAGTTTTGGAATGATCCGTACCGAAATCCTTTGCGCCAATTGCGGCAGCCATTTAGGCCATGTTTTTGATGATGGCCCTACCGAAACAGGCCAGAGATATTGTGTAAATTCTGCAAGTATAGATTTTAATAAATAA
- a CDS encoding dihydrolipoamide dehydrogenase has product MKKILSLLALTSILFISCTGDPGPPGPPGPPGEDGQYIVGQAFEATVDFTDPNYSVFVDIPAGIEVLDTDIVLVYLLESVDDQTGADVWSLLPQTFYLDGSGEVQYNYNHTSSDVNIYLHGNVDLSTLGPAFTDNQTFRLVVLPADYALNSGVDINNYQAVKAALDLKDANLPVAHSMDK; this is encoded by the coding sequence ATGAAGAAGATATTATCACTTTTAGCATTAACCTCCATATTGTTTATTTCCTGTACAGGTGATCCGGGCCCTCCTGGCCCTCCCGGTCCTCCCGGTGAAGATGGCCAGTATATAGTAGGCCAGGCTTTTGAAGCGACTGTTGATTTTACCGATCCAAATTATTCGGTGTTTGTTGATATCCCAGCTGGAATTGAGGTGCTTGACACCGATATTGTGCTCGTGTACCTTCTTGAAAGCGTAGATGACCAAACAGGTGCCGATGTATGGAGTCTTTTACCTCAAACATTTTATTTAGATGGAAGCGGAGAAGTGCAATATAATTATAATCACACCTCAAGTGACGTAAATATTTATCTGCACGGAAATGTAGACCTGAGTACTTTAGGACCAGCTTTTACAGATAATCAGACCTTCAGACTGGTAGTTTTACCTGCAGATTACGCTCTGAATTCTGGAGTAGATATCAATAATTACCAGGCGGTAAAAGCTGCGTTAGATCTTAAAGACGCGAATCTTCCCGTTGCCCACAGCATGGATAAATAA
- the lpdA gene encoding dihydrolipoyl dehydrogenase: protein MSKYDVIVLGSGPGGYVTAIRSSQLGFKTAIIEKENLGGVCLNWGCIPTKALLKSAEVFDYLKHAEDYGLKLEKADKDFSAVIKRSRNVADGMSKGVQFLMKKNKIDVIYGFGKLKTGKKIEVTDKDNKKTTYEADNIIVATGARSRELPNLKQDGKTVIGYREAMSMEKQPKKMIVVGSGAIGVEFAHFYNSMGTDVTIVEFLPNLVPLEDEDVSKQFERSVKKAGIKVMTNSSVESVEKSGDKVKAKVKTKKGEETLEADVVLSAVGIKTNIENIGLEELGIKTEKDKIVVNDFYQTNVKGIYAIGDVVHGPALAHVASAEGIICVEKIKGMNVQPLDYGNIPACTYATPEIASVGMTEKQAKEAGYDIKVGKFPFSASGKAKAAGKSDGFVKVIFDAKYGEWLGCHMIGAGVTDMIAEAVLGRKLETTGHEVLKTVHPHPTMSEAVMEAVADAYDEVIHL, encoded by the coding sequence ATGAGTAAATACGATGTTATTGTTCTTGGTAGTGGCCCTGGGGGCTATGTAACCGCTATCAGGTCTTCGCAATTAGGATTCAAGACGGCCATCATAGAAAAAGAAAACCTCGGTGGGGTTTGTCTCAACTGGGGATGTATTCCTACCAAAGCACTTTTAAAGAGTGCCGAAGTTTTCGATTATCTTAAACATGCCGAGGACTACGGTCTAAAACTTGAAAAAGCCGATAAGGATTTTTCCGCGGTAATTAAAAGAAGCCGAAATGTGGCCGATGGAATGAGCAAAGGTGTTCAATTCCTGATGAAGAAGAATAAAATTGACGTTATTTACGGTTTTGGTAAACTGAAAACTGGCAAAAAGATCGAGGTTACCGATAAAGACAATAAAAAAACAACCTACGAAGCCGATAATATCATCGTGGCTACCGGCGCCAGGTCTCGTGAACTTCCAAATCTTAAACAGGATGGAAAAACCGTGATTGGTTACCGCGAAGCGATGTCTATGGAAAAACAACCAAAGAAAATGATCGTAGTAGGCTCCGGTGCCATCGGTGTTGAGTTCGCTCATTTCTACAACTCAATGGGAACTGATGTAACCATCGTTGAATTCCTGCCAAACCTTGTGCCTCTTGAAGATGAAGATGTTTCGAAGCAATTCGAAAGAAGCGTGAAGAAAGCGGGAATTAAAGTGATGACCAATTCTTCAGTAGAAAGCGTTGAAAAATCTGGAGACAAGGTTAAGGCTAAAGTAAAAACCAAAAAAGGAGAAGAAACTCTTGAAGCCGATGTGGTTCTTTCGGCGGTTGGTATTAAAACAAATATTGAAAATATCGGTCTTGAAGAATTAGGTATAAAAACCGAAAAAGATAAGATCGTGGTGAACGATTTCTATCAAACCAATGTAAAAGGAATTTATGCCATTGGTGATGTGGTTCACGGGCCGGCTCTCGCGCACGTCGCTTCTGCAGAAGGGATCATTTGCGTGGAAAAAATAAAAGGAATGAATGTTCAGCCGCTTGATTACGGCAATATTCCCGCCTGTACCTATGCTACTCCCGAAATTGCTTCAGTAGGGATGACCGAAAAACAGGCAAAGGAAGCCGGTTATGATATTAAAGTTGGAAAATTCCCATTTTCTGCATCTGGTAAGGCAAAAGCCGCTGGAAAATCTGATGGTTTTGTAAAGGTGATCTTCGATGCAAAATATGGCGAATGGCTGGGCTGCCATATGATCGGCGCCGGTGTAACCGATATGATCGCGGAAGCGGTTCTTGGCAGAAAACTCGAAACTACGGGCCATGAAGTACTAAAAACCGTTCACCCTCACCCAACCATGAGTGAAGCGGTGATGGAAGCCGTAGCCGATGCTTATGATGAAGTAATTCATTTATAG
- a CDS encoding diphthine--ammonia ligase — protein sequence MKKAWLNWSSGKDSALAYYYIQKENLLKVEKLFTTVDAASKRISMHNIKKELLLAQADSIGIGLQIADISTESSLEEYNQKMDEQIGRFKNEGLTHSIFGDIFLEDLKEYRESQLQKENIKAVFPLWKKDTAELIHEFISLGFKAICVCTNSKYLDDIFCGRIIDQKFISELPENVDPCGENGEFHSFVFDGPIFTKPVSFRIGERQRQSFPSKVKKWDAEFCYLDLLPES from the coding sequence ATGAAAAAAGCCTGGTTGAACTGGAGTAGTGGAAAAGATTCAGCCCTGGCTTATTATTATATTCAGAAGGAAAATCTTTTGAAGGTTGAAAAACTTTTCACCACTGTTGACGCTGCCTCGAAAAGGATTTCCATGCATAATATAAAAAAGGAGTTGTTGCTCGCTCAGGCGGATAGCATTGGAATAGGCCTACAAATTGCTGATATTTCTACCGAATCTTCCTTAGAAGAATACAATCAAAAAATGGACGAACAGATCGGGCGTTTTAAAAACGAGGGATTAACGCATAGTATTTTTGGGGATATATTTTTAGAAGATCTTAAAGAATATCGGGAATCCCAGTTACAAAAAGAGAATATTAAAGCGGTTTTTCCACTTTGGAAAAAAGATACGGCCGAATTAATACATGAGTTTATTTCCCTGGGATTTAAAGCGATTTGTGTTTGTACCAATTCAAAATATCTGGATGACATATTCTGCGGAAGGATCATTGACCAGAAATTTATTTCTGAATTGCCTGAAAATGTTGATCCCTGTGGTGAAAATGGCGAATTTCACAGCTTTGTTTTTGACGGACCTATTTTTACAAAACCAGTTAGTTTTAGGATAGGAGAGAGGCAAAGGCAATCTTTTCCTTCTAAAGTTAAAAAATGGGACGCTGAGTTCTGCTATCTGGATCTACTTCCGGAATCCTGA
- the aroQ gene encoding type II 3-dehydroquinate dehydratase, translating into MKLIIINGPNLNLLGKREPDTYGNKDFESFFSELQFKFKSVELSYYQSNIEGELIDAIQKADEDFDGIILNAAAYTHTSVGIGDAVKAIKIPVVEVHISNTFSREEFRHKSYISSGARGVILGFGLQSYELAIQSFLNDPE; encoded by the coding sequence ATGAAATTAATAATCATAAACGGCCCAAATCTGAACCTTTTAGGCAAAAGAGAGCCAGACACCTATGGGAATAAGGATTTTGAGAGTTTCTTTTCAGAACTCCAATTCAAGTTTAAATCTGTTGAGCTATCCTATTATCAAAGCAATATTGAAGGAGAACTTATAGACGCGATCCAGAAAGCCGATGAAGATTTTGATGGTATCATTTTAAATGCCGCAGCTTATACCCATACTTCGGTGGGAATAGGGGATGCGGTAAAGGCTATTAAAATACCGGTAGTAGAAGTACATATTTCCAACACTTTTTCCAGAGAGGAATTCAGGCATAAATCTTATATTTCGTCTGGTGCCCGTGGTGTAATTCTCGGCTTTGGTTTGCAGAGTTATGAACTTGCCATACAAAGTTTTCTAAACGATCCAGAATGA
- a CDS encoding porin family protein has product MKKTVLLFAIALFGIGASVNAQEYWKFGIKGGVNFTNMTSDGFDETNSRTGFNIGLLAEIPAGDRFSVQPEVLYSTQGTEATRTVAGNTYTGEYQLDYIQVPVLAKFYLVDGLALEAGPSFNFLVNEKYDYSGTLLNSETNTDMASSFEFAGAAGLSYKFNNGFFLDGRYVQGFTDAFDSSNWDEDAVKNNGFQLGVGFEF; this is encoded by the coding sequence ATGAAAAAGACAGTTTTATTATTTGCAATCGCGTTATTTGGAATAGGCGCTAGTGTAAATGCTCAGGAATACTGGAAATTTGGGATTAAAGGTGGCGTAAATTTCACCAATATGACCTCAGATGGTTTTGATGAGACAAACTCCCGTACGGGTTTTAATATTGGTTTACTGGCAGAAATTCCTGCCGGAGATCGTTTTTCTGTTCAGCCGGAAGTTCTATATTCCACTCAGGGAACAGAAGCTACAAGAACTGTTGCGGGTAATACCTACACAGGGGAATACCAATTAGACTATATTCAGGTACCTGTACTTGCTAAATTTTATCTTGTAGATGGTTTAGCACTGGAAGCAGGTCCGTCTTTCAATTTTTTAGTAAATGAAAAATATGATTACAGCGGAACGCTTTTAAATTCAGAGACCAATACCGATATGGCAAGTAGCTTTGAATTTGCCGGTGCAGCAGGCCTGAGCTATAAATTTAATAATGGTTTCTTTTTAGACGGTCGTTATGTACAAGGATTCACCGATGCTTTTGATAGCAGTAATTGGGACGAGGATGCCGTTAAAAACAATGGCTTTCAACTAGGCGTTGGATTTGAATTTTAA
- the xerD gene encoding site-specific tyrosine recombinase XerD, protein MKWQQALDDYRFYLRLERGLSANSIQNYGLDVKKLMKYLDVNGISDSPLSISEKTIQEFIYDASKKVNARSQSRLISGLRSFFDFLIFEEYRKDNPLELIEAPKIGRKLPDTLSISEIDKIIAAIDLGKNEGERNRAIIETLYGCGLRVSELINLKVSDLFFEEGFIKVTGKGDKQRFVPISNYTVKFINIYKDEVRNHLEISPAHTDTLFLNRRGKKLTRAMIFTIVRRLTEAAGIRKTVSPHTFRHSFATHLLENGADLRAIQQMLGHESIITTEVYVHVERSHLRQVVEKFHPRR, encoded by the coding sequence ATGAAATGGCAGCAGGCTCTTGACGATTATAGGTTTTATCTTCGGTTAGAACGGGGACTTTCAGCGAATTCCATTCAAAATTACGGCCTCGATGTAAAGAAACTGATGAAATACCTGGATGTTAACGGAATTAGTGATAGTCCGCTCTCGATTTCAGAAAAAACCATCCAGGAATTCATTTATGATGCTTCTAAAAAGGTAAATGCACGATCTCAATCACGATTAATATCAGGATTGCGTTCATTTTTCGACTTCCTGATCTTTGAAGAATATAGAAAAGACAATCCTCTTGAATTAATAGAAGCTCCAAAAATCGGGCGAAAACTGCCTGATACGCTTTCAATTTCTGAAATTGACAAAATTATTGCGGCCATTGATTTAGGTAAAAATGAAGGAGAACGCAACCGTGCGATTATTGAAACGCTTTATGGATGCGGATTACGGGTATCTGAACTTATCAATTTAAAAGTATCTGATCTTTTTTTTGAAGAAGGTTTTATTAAAGTCACCGGAAAAGGTGATAAACAGCGTTTTGTTCCGATTTCCAACTACACTGTTAAATTCATCAATATTTATAAAGATGAAGTAAGAAACCACCTGGAGATCTCCCCTGCCCATACTGACACCCTTTTTTTGAACAGAAGAGGAAAAAAACTCACTCGAGCCATGATCTTTACAATTGTAAGAAGATTAACTGAAGCTGCAGGGATCAGGAAAACAGTGAGTCCGCATACTTTCCGGCATTCTTTTGCCACTCACCTGCTCGAAAATGGAGCTGATTTAAGAGCAATCCAGCAAATGCTAGGCCATGAAAGCATCATTACCACTGAGGTCTACGTGCATGTGGAACGAAGCCACCTGCGACAGGTAGTAGAAAAATTCCATCCACGACGGTAA
- a CDS encoding aldo/keto reductase: MKQLKFKNGDSMDAIGLGTWKSDKGKVTDAVRIALENGYRHIDCAATYGNEKEVGDALVEVFGKGEIKRKEVWVTSKLWNNAHKKEDVIPALKKTLEDLQLEYLDLYLIHWPVAFKPEINGFPEGPDDYLSLEEVPLIETWNEMIKAQKDGLVKHIGVSNFSRQKLQRLMAQTDHHPEMNQVEMHPYLQQKNLLEFCNKNSIRVTAYSPLGSGDRPDNLKADNEPSLLENPVIKEIAEKHEASAGQILIKWSVQRGTAVIPKSTNEKRIKENLESDKIQLDEKDMKKIADLDRHYRYVTGKFFEVEGNSYQNIYDD, from the coding sequence ATGAAGCAACTTAAATTTAAGAATGGTGATTCTATGGACGCCATTGGGCTGGGAACATGGAAATCAGATAAAGGAAAAGTAACCGATGCTGTACGCATTGCTTTGGAAAATGGTTATCGCCATATAGATTGCGCCGCTACTTACGGAAATGAAAAGGAAGTTGGTGATGCTTTGGTTGAAGTCTTCGGAAAGGGTGAGATAAAAAGAAAAGAGGTTTGGGTGACTTCCAAACTTTGGAACAATGCCCATAAAAAAGAGGATGTTATTCCGGCCCTAAAGAAAACGCTGGAAGACCTGCAACTGGAATATCTGGATCTTTATCTTATCCACTGGCCGGTAGCCTTTAAACCAGAGATCAATGGTTTTCCCGAAGGTCCTGATGATTACCTTTCTTTGGAAGAAGTTCCACTTATCGAAACCTGGAATGAAATGATAAAAGCTCAAAAAGACGGACTCGTAAAACACATTGGGGTTTCCAATTTCAGCAGGCAAAAATTGCAAAGGTTGATGGCTCAAACAGATCATCATCCTGAAATGAACCAGGTGGAAATGCATCCTTACCTGCAACAGAAAAATTTATTGGAATTCTGCAACAAGAATTCTATCAGGGTAACCGCCTATTCTCCCCTGGGAAGCGGGGACAGGCCGGATAATTTAAAAGCCGATAACGAACCTTCCCTTCTTGAAAATCCTGTTATTAAGGAAATTGCTGAAAAACATGAAGCTTCAGCAGGACAGATCCTTATCAAGTGGAGTGTACAAAGAGGTACGGCCGTAATTCCAAAATCTACCAATGAAAAAAGAATAAAGGAAAATCTGGAAAGCGATAAAATTCAGCTGGATGAAAAGGATATGAAGAAAATTGCCGATCTGGACAGACATTATAGATACGTCACAGGTAAATTCTTTGAAGTTGAAGGCAATTCATACCAGAATATCTATGATGATTAG
- the rny gene encoding ribonuclease Y, which translates to MDILIIAIAAIIGIALGFGIAKILEKKQASQTIADAKKEAAGIIKEAKTEGESIKKDKILQAKEKFIELKSEHEKVILTRDKKINDAEKRIKDKESHVSNELSKNKKLNKELEDKVADYNHRLDFLEKKQEEIDKLHSSKVQQLEVISGLSAEEAKAQLVESLKETAKADAMALIQDTVEEAKLTAQQEAKKIIINTIQRIGTEEAIENCVSVFNLESDDVKGRIIGREGRNIRALEAATGVEIIVDDTPEAIILSCFDSVRREVARLSLHKLVTDGRIHPARIEEVVKKTSKQIEEEIIDIGKRTVIDLGIHGLQPELIKMVGRMKYRSSYGQNLLQHSREVSKLCGVMAAELGLNPKLAKRAGLLHDIGKVPETETEVPHAILGMQWAEKYGEKPEVCNAIGAHHDEIEMNSLLSPIVQVCDAISGARPGARRQVLDSYIQRLKDLEDIAFGFGGVKKAYAIQAGRELRVIVESDKVTDDKAANLSFEISQKIQTDMTYPGQVKVTVIRETRAVNVAK; encoded by the coding sequence ATGGACATATTGATCATAGCGATAGCCGCCATTATAGGGATTGCCCTGGGGTTTGGAATCGCAAAAATACTGGAGAAAAAGCAGGCGTCACAAACTATAGCTGATGCAAAGAAAGAAGCCGCCGGTATTATAAAAGAGGCCAAAACAGAAGGAGAAAGCATCAAAAAAGACAAGATCCTTCAGGCCAAAGAGAAATTTATTGAACTTAAATCGGAACATGAAAAAGTAATTTTAACACGTGATAAAAAGATCAATGATGCCGAAAAGAGGATCAAAGACAAAGAATCTCATGTTTCCAATGAACTTTCAAAAAACAAAAAGCTTAACAAAGAACTCGAAGATAAAGTAGCCGATTACAATCATCGTTTAGATTTTCTCGAGAAGAAACAGGAAGAAATTGATAAACTTCACAGCAGTAAAGTACAGCAGCTCGAGGTGATCTCTGGACTTTCAGCCGAAGAAGCCAAGGCCCAGCTTGTAGAATCGTTAAAAGAGACTGCAAAAGCCGATGCCATGGCCCTCATCCAGGATACTGTAGAAGAAGCGAAACTTACCGCCCAGCAAGAGGCTAAAAAGATCATTATCAACACCATTCAACGGATAGGAACTGAAGAAGCCATTGAGAATTGCGTATCGGTATTCAACCTTGAAAGTGATGACGTAAAAGGAAGGATTATTGGCCGTGAAGGTCGAAATATTCGTGCCCTTGAAGCAGCAACAGGAGTAGAGATCATCGTTGATGATACTCCTGAAGCAATCATTTTAAGTTGTTTTGATTCTGTAAGAAGGGAAGTGGCAAGGCTTTCATTGCATAAACTGGTAACCGACGGCAGGATCCATCCTGCGCGTATTGAAGAAGTGGTGAAGAAAACCAGTAAGCAAATTGAAGAAGAAATTATTGATATTGGTAAAAGAACCGTAATTGATCTTGGAATCCACGGTTTACAGCCCGAATTGATTAAAATGGTAGGGAGAATGAAATACCGTTCTTCTTATGGCCAGAACTTATTACAACATTCTCGTGAAGTTTCTAAACTTTGTGGAGTGATGGCTGCAGAATTGGGATTGAATCCGAAACTGGCAAAACGCGCCGGTTTACTGCATGATATCGGGAAAGTCCCAGAAACCGAAACAGAGGTTCCTCACGCCATCCTCGGTATGCAATGGGCGGAGAAATACGGTGAAAAACCTGAAGTTTGCAACGCTATTGGAGCCCACCATGATGAAATTGAAATGAATTCATTACTCTCACCAATTGTTCAGGTTTGTGATGCGATAAGTGGAGCAAGACCAGGAGCCAGAAGACAGGTTCTGGATAGCTACATCCAGAGATTGAAAGATCTTGAAGATATAGCTTTTGGTTTTGGTGGCGTCAAGAAAGCCTATGCTATTCAGGCCGGGCGGGAATTGCGAGTAATAGTGGAAAGTGATAAAGTGACCGATGATAAAGCTGCAAATCTTTCTTTTGAGATTTCACAAAAAATCCAAACAGATATGACCTATCCCGGTCAGGTAAAAGTGACAGTGATCAGGGAAACCCGGGCTGTCAATGTTGCCAAATAA
- a CDS encoding cell division protein ZapA, translating into MEDKLKIKISIADRVYPLTIQPKQEEGLRKAAKKIEAMIKQFEQNYAVRDKQDVLAMCALQFAAQTEQKNIEKSSEMLEAEEKLKSLNDLIQQHLA; encoded by the coding sequence ATGGAAGATAAGCTGAAAATAAAAATTTCAATAGCAGATCGTGTATATCCGCTAACTATTCAGCCTAAGCAGGAGGAAGGTTTGCGTAAAGCGGCTAAGAAGATCGAAGCTATGATCAAACAGTTTGAGCAAAATTATGCGGTAAGGGATAAGCAGGATGTACTGGCTATGTGTGCGTTACAATTTGCCGCCCAGACCGAGCAAAAAAATATTGAAAAATCAAGTGAAATGCTTGAAGCTGAAGAAAAACTGAAATCACTTAACGATCTCATTCAGCAGCATTTGGCTTAG
- a CDS encoding M23 family metallopeptidase encodes MKRALSLIFLILCTSIQAQNPLPQDYFQNPLDIPLVLAGSFGELRSNHFHSGLDIKTQQRQGLEVHAAAAGYVSRINIQHYGYGKALYIQHPNGYTTVYGHLKKLAPKLQEYLKRRQYEKESYEIELFPEPGELKIEQGEVIAFSGNTGGSGGPHLHFEIRDGSQRPMNAQLFGIDIPDHKDPLVEGLYAYPLGEDAHVNNSQERQQLRLIPQNDGTYTTPEVDACGEIGFGISTVDQQDGAYNHNGVFTIEADLNGEKVFEINFDKFAFSETRNINRLIDYEYYKDRHKRIQKLFKNPDNNFSMYAENSDGKLNIKDSLDYLYTIKVSDIKGNEKIVRIPIKGRFSDNFQKKEPEKTDYFVNSGENFSAKGEKADVFIPAGSLYQDGYLDIKFKGDTVQVHRDIIPLADNFTIGFDVSKYSEEEKEKLFVAEISSSGRPEYSTTYKKGNRFTTSTRNFGTYTLAEDNTPPKVWPVNFYDGQWISNNETLQLKISDDLSGINAYRATVNGKWILMEYEYKNNTLTYDFSDNVTDAGENNLKVVVTDNVGNTTVYQATFHRKQ; translated from the coding sequence ATGAAGAGAGCACTAAGCCTGATTTTCCTTATTTTATGTACATCCATACAGGCACAAAACCCGCTACCACAAGATTATTTTCAAAATCCTCTGGATATTCCGCTTGTACTCGCGGGAAGTTTTGGAGAATTGCGTTCCAACCATTTTCATAGTGGGCTGGACATTAAAACCCAACAAAGACAGGGCCTGGAGGTTCATGCCGCAGCTGCAGGCTATGTGAGCCGCATCAATATTCAGCATTATGGCTACGGAAAAGCTCTTTATATTCAGCACCCAAACGGTTACACCACTGTTTACGGACATTTAAAAAAACTCGCGCCCAAACTCCAGGAATATCTGAAACGGCGTCAATATGAAAAGGAAAGTTATGAGATCGAACTTTTTCCTGAACCCGGCGAACTAAAGATCGAACAGGGCGAAGTGATCGCTTTTAGCGGAAATACCGGTGGCAGCGGCGGGCCTCATCTTCATTTTGAGATCAGGGACGGCAGCCAGAGGCCAATGAACGCGCAGCTCTTCGGAATTGATATTCCCGATCATAAAGATCCTTTAGTTGAAGGGCTTTACGCATACCCGCTTGGAGAAGACGCCCATGTAAACAATTCTCAGGAAAGACAGCAGCTACGGCTTATTCCTCAAAACGACGGCACTTACACCACTCCCGAAGTAGATGCCTGTGGCGAAATTGGTTTCGGAATTTCAACAGTAGACCAGCAGGATGGGGCTTATAACCATAACGGTGTTTTCACCATCGAAGCAGATTTGAATGGCGAAAAAGTTTTTGAGATAAATTTTGACAAATTCGCGTTTTCAGAAACCAGGAATATCAACCGTCTCATTGACTATGAATATTATAAAGACAGGCACAAGCGTATCCAGAAATTGTTCAAAAATCCCGACAATAATTTCAGTATGTACGCCGAGAATTCAGACGGAAAATTAAACATAAAAGACAGCCTTGACTATCTGTACACCATTAAAGTGAGTGATATAAAAGGAAATGAGAAAATCGTGAGAATTCCTATAAAGGGAAGATTTAGCGACAATTTTCAAAAAAAAGAACCTGAAAAAACCGATTATTTCGTCAATTCCGGGGAAAACTTTTCAGCGAAAGGCGAAAAGGCTGATGTTTTTATCCCGGCAGGCAGCCTTTATCAAGATGGTTATCTCGACATCAAATTTAAAGGCGACACCGTACAGGTCCATCGTGATATAATTCCGCTGGCCGACAATTTTACCATCGGTTTTGATGTGAGCAAATATTCAGAAGAAGAAAAAGAGAAACTTTTTGTTGCTGAAATCAGCAGTTCCGGGCGACCAGAATATTCCACCACTTATAAAAAAGGAAACCGTTTTACCACGAGTACCAGGAATTTCGGCACCTACACCTTAGCTGAAGATAACACTCCTCCCAAAGTCTGGCCGGTAAATTTTTATGACGGACAGTGGATCTCCAATAACGAAACACTTCAGCTGAAGATCAGTGATGACCTTTCCGGAATAAACGCTTATCGCGCTACCGTGAACGGAAAATGGATTCTCATGGAGTATGAATATAAGAACAATACGCTCACTTATGATTTTTCAGATAATGTCACTGATGCGGGAGAAAACAACCTTAAAGTTGTAGTAACAGACAATGTAGGTAACACTACTGTTTATCAGGCTACTTTCCACAGAAAACAATAA